The proteins below are encoded in one region of Streptomyces ficellus:
- a CDS encoding class I SAM-dependent methyltransferase, with translation MTHTGGFQDDEFWTEFYDFLFSVQRHAQAESLLDTSPLLAFPPGARVLDLACGPGVFTVPLARRGFRVTGVDLSPAMLDRARKAAADTGVSPEYVRADAREFTRAGAFDVVLNMFTSFGYFEDPADNARVLRAMRTCLAPGGTLVLDLAGKELLARKVEPPKVVRRGEDLLVQTDTVLDDWARLRSDWVLVRGDRVTRASLVWFVYSAVELRAMAEEAGFGRVEVFGGFDGRPYDQDAERLVLRAVRDA, from the coding sequence ATGACGCACACGGGCGGGTTCCAGGACGATGAGTTCTGGACCGAGTTCTACGACTTCCTCTTCTCCGTACAGCGTCACGCGCAGGCGGAGTCGCTCCTCGACACGTCGCCGCTGCTCGCGTTCCCGCCCGGGGCCCGCGTCCTGGACCTGGCGTGCGGCCCGGGGGTGTTCACCGTGCCGCTCGCCCGGCGCGGCTTCCGCGTGACCGGCGTGGACCTGAGCCCGGCCATGCTGGACCGGGCGCGGAAGGCCGCGGCCGACACGGGGGTGTCACCGGAGTACGTCCGGGCCGACGCCCGGGAGTTCACGCGGGCGGGCGCCTTCGACGTGGTGCTGAACATGTTCACCTCCTTCGGCTACTTCGAGGACCCGGCCGACAACGCCCGCGTGCTGCGTGCCATGCGCACGTGTCTCGCCCCGGGCGGCACGCTGGTCCTGGACCTGGCCGGGAAGGAGCTGCTGGCGCGGAAGGTCGAACCGCCGAAGGTCGTCCGGCGCGGCGAGGACCTCCTGGTGCAGACGGACACCGTGCTGGACGACTGGGCGCGGCTGCGCAGCGACTGGGTGCTGGTGCGGGGCGACCGGGTGACGCGGGCGAGCCTGGTGTGGTTCGTCTACAGCGCGGTGGAGCTGCGCGCGATGGCCGAGGAGGCCGGGTTCGGCCGGGTGGAGGTGTTCGGCGGGTTCGACGGCCGGCCCTACGACCAGGACGCCGAACGGCTCGTCCTGCGGGCGGTCCGTGACGCATGA
- a CDS encoding ABC transporter substrate-binding protein, with product MYDGTPRPVSPPSVPRRRALRTAAALLALSTALVAGCSAGGDGKGAAKSAPAPAKGFPVTIDNCGVRTTYDAPPARVVTIHQHPAELMLSLGLRDRMVGTAFPDSAVLPQLRKDFGAVPELAKKEPSFEKVLDAEPDFVYGGYGSAFAEDEGRSRKAFADAGIDTYLNREYCGKKQVSMKDTYDEIRTIGSLFGVAERADRLVADLRGRVDRATAAVKGAPAVPVFVYDSGDKAAFTAGGKSLGTEIIRLAGGRNVFDDLDEVFGDVSWEQVVARKPEVIAIYDYAGAGSVEQKKRFLLSQPALADVPAVRNKRFVVLPLTATLVGVRPPHAVEDLARALHPEKFR from the coding sequence GTGTACGACGGCACGCCCCGTCCTGTCTCACCCCCCTCTGTTCCCCGCCGCCGTGCCCTGCGCACCGCGGCCGCCCTCCTCGCCCTGAGCACCGCCCTGGTGGCCGGCTGCTCCGCGGGCGGGGACGGGAAGGGCGCGGCGAAGTCCGCGCCGGCGCCGGCCAAGGGCTTCCCGGTCACCATCGACAACTGCGGTGTCCGCACGACGTACGACGCGCCCCCCGCCCGGGTGGTCACCATCCACCAGCACCCCGCCGAGCTGATGCTGTCCCTCGGTCTGAGGGACCGCATGGTCGGCACCGCGTTCCCCGACTCGGCGGTCCTGCCGCAGCTGCGGAAGGACTTCGGGGCCGTACCCGAACTGGCCAAGAAGGAACCGTCCTTCGAGAAGGTCCTCGACGCCGAACCCGACTTCGTCTACGGCGGCTACGGCAGCGCGTTCGCCGAGGACGAGGGCCGGTCCCGGAAGGCGTTCGCGGACGCCGGCATCGACACGTACCTGAACCGCGAGTACTGCGGCAAGAAGCAGGTGTCGATGAAGGACACCTACGACGAGATCCGCACGATCGGTTCCCTGTTCGGGGTGGCGGAGCGGGCCGACCGGCTGGTGGCCGACCTGCGGGGCCGCGTCGACCGGGCGACCGCGGCGGTGAAGGGCGCGCCCGCGGTACCGGTGTTCGTCTACGACAGCGGCGACAAGGCCGCGTTCACCGCCGGCGGCAAGAGCCTGGGCACCGAGATCATCCGGCTCGCGGGCGGACGCAACGTCTTCGACGACCTCGACGAGGTGTTCGGCGACGTGTCGTGGGAACAGGTCGTCGCGCGCAAGCCCGAGGTCATCGCCATCTACGACTACGCGGGCGCCGGCAGCGTCGAGCAGAAGAAGAGGTTCCTGCTCTCGCAGCCCGCCCTCGCGGACGTGCCGGCCGTGAGGAACAAGCGGTTCGTCGTCCTGCCGCTGACCGCGACCCTGGTGGGCGTCCGCCCGCCGCACGCGGTCGAGGACCTGGCGCGCGCCCTGCACCCCGAGAAGTTCCGGTGA
- a CDS encoding FecCD family ABC transporter permease, with protein sequence MTGAAPASPPTAPASRPAAPGPARKDGGAAGSRRAPFVTALGILGVLLLVSMTAGMAIGSVAAPPGEVWGIVTHALGADWSEPVWSRARETIVLDVRAPRVLLGAVTGAGLAVVGTAMQALVRNPLAEPYLLGVSSGASLGAVAVIVFGVSVFGPLSLSVAAFIGALVTLLLVYMTARTGGRITSVRLVLSGVAFAAVLTAVMDMLLLTSDRGNEARAVLAWTLGGLGGVQWGTLWLPGAAVLLGVGVLLVQARNLNLLLAGEEAATTMGLDVARFRARMFVLLSLVTGVLVAAAGPIGFVGLIMPHIVRLFVGGDHRRVLPTAALAGAVFLIWADVAARTVAAPMEIPVGVLTALCGGPFFLWLMRRDARRNPDGGVG encoded by the coding sequence GTGACGGGCGCGGCGCCCGCCAGTCCGCCGACCGCTCCCGCCTCCCGCCCCGCCGCTCCCGGCCCCGCCCGGAAGGACGGGGGCGCGGCGGGGTCCCGCCGGGCGCCCTTCGTCACGGCCCTGGGAATCCTCGGCGTCCTGCTCCTGGTGTCCATGACCGCGGGCATGGCCATCGGCTCGGTCGCCGCGCCGCCCGGCGAGGTGTGGGGCATCGTGACGCACGCGCTGGGCGCCGACTGGTCGGAGCCGGTCTGGTCACGGGCGCGCGAGACGATCGTCCTGGACGTGCGGGCGCCGCGCGTCCTGCTCGGGGCGGTGACCGGCGCGGGGCTCGCCGTGGTGGGCACCGCCATGCAGGCCCTGGTGCGCAACCCGCTCGCGGAGCCGTACCTGCTGGGTGTGTCGTCCGGTGCCTCCCTGGGCGCGGTCGCGGTGATCGTCTTCGGGGTGAGCGTGTTCGGGCCCCTGTCGCTGTCGGTCGCCGCGTTCATCGGGGCGCTGGTGACGCTCCTGCTCGTCTACATGACCGCGCGGACGGGCGGGCGGATCACGTCGGTGCGCCTGGTGCTGTCCGGTGTGGCGTTCGCCGCCGTGCTCACGGCGGTGATGGACATGCTGCTGCTGACCAGCGACCGCGGCAACGAGGCACGGGCGGTCCTCGCCTGGACGCTCGGCGGGCTCGGCGGTGTGCAGTGGGGCACCCTGTGGCTGCCCGGCGCCGCCGTGCTGCTCGGGGTGGGCGTCCTGCTCGTCCAGGCCCGGAACCTGAACCTGCTGCTGGCGGGCGAGGAGGCCGCCACGACGATGGGGCTGGACGTGGCGCGTTTCCGGGCCCGGATGTTCGTCCTGCTGTCCCTGGTGACCGGTGTGCTGGTCGCGGCCGCCGGGCCGATCGGATTCGTGGGGCTGATCATGCCGCACATCGTCCGGCTGTTCGTGGGCGGCGACCACCGGCGGGTGCTGCCGACGGCCGCGCTCGCCGGGGCGGTGTTCCTGATCTGGGCCGACGTCGCCGCGCGTACGGTCGCCGCGCCCATGGAGATACCCGTCGGCGTCCTGACCGCCCTGTGCGGCGGGCCGTTCTTCCTGTGGCTGATGCGCAGGGACGCCCGGCGGAACCCGGACGGAGGAGTGGGATGA
- a CDS encoding TMEM175 family protein, with product MDKGEGHTDVPAAGQQVPRHRMLALTDGVVAIAMTLLVLDIQLPDDLSGTALRRALDDVQSQVGAFLLSAVVIAMFWRAHHATLRTAEWLDTRLFWLNVVFLVLVSLMPFPTRVLEDYAHLPVGPGLYGAVIGLGALVLYAMQVHIARTPPYRTDLRPPLPAQAFVFLLSVAIAPFSPQAAIYSWVASVPLSVLAHRHAARPRDGAPRRT from the coding sequence ATGGACAAGGGTGAAGGGCACACGGACGTCCCGGCCGCCGGGCAGCAGGTCCCCCGGCACAGGATGCTCGCACTGACCGACGGCGTCGTCGCCATCGCCATGACGCTGCTGGTCCTGGACATCCAACTGCCCGACGACCTGAGCGGGACCGCGCTGCGCAGGGCCCTCGACGACGTGCAGTCCCAGGTGGGCGCCTTCCTGCTGAGCGCCGTGGTGATCGCGATGTTCTGGCGCGCCCACCACGCCACGCTGCGGACCGCGGAGTGGCTCGACACGCGCCTGTTCTGGCTGAACGTGGTCTTCCTGGTGCTGGTGTCCCTGATGCCGTTCCCCACCCGCGTCCTGGAGGACTACGCCCACCTTCCGGTGGGGCCGGGACTGTACGGGGCCGTCATCGGCCTGGGCGCGCTGGTGCTGTACGCGATGCAGGTGCACATCGCCCGCACGCCGCCCTACCGGACCGACCTGCGCCCGCCGCTGCCCGCGCAGGCGTTCGTGTTCCTGCTCTCGGTGGCCATCGCCCCGTTCTCGCCGCAGGCGGCCATCTACAGCTGGGTGGCCTCCGTACCGCTGTCCGTCCTCGCCCACCGGCACGCCGCCCGGCCCCGCGACGGTGCGCCGCGCCGCACCTGA
- a CDS encoding ABC transporter ATP-binding protein — MTATELVIEGVTLSAGARRLVRDVSLTARPGEVIGLVGPNGSGKSSLLRAVYRVLRPDTGQVRVDGADAWALPPRRLARTLAAVVQETGADFDLTVREVVAMGRTPHKRLLDGDTAKDARLISRALEAVDAAGLADRAFDRLSGGERQRVLIARALSQQPSLLVLDEPTNHLDVRHQLEVLGHLRALPATVLVALHDLNLAAYYCDRLYVLRDGAVTASGPPGEVLTPLLLAEVYGVAAEVSVHPRTGAPQVTFLPGGTAGAVVAGADHSGS; from the coding sequence ATGACCGCGACCGAGCTCGTGATCGAGGGCGTCACGCTCAGCGCCGGCGCCCGCCGTCTCGTCCGGGACGTCTCCCTGACCGCCCGCCCCGGCGAGGTGATCGGGCTGGTCGGTCCCAACGGCAGCGGCAAGTCCAGCCTCCTGCGCGCCGTCTACCGGGTCCTGCGCCCCGACACCGGGCAGGTCCGCGTCGACGGCGCCGACGCCTGGGCGCTGCCCCCGCGCCGGCTGGCCCGGACCCTGGCCGCCGTGGTGCAGGAGACGGGCGCCGACTTCGACCTGACGGTGCGGGAGGTCGTCGCCATGGGCCGTACCCCGCACAAGCGGCTCCTCGACGGCGACACCGCAAAGGACGCCCGGCTGATCTCCCGGGCCCTGGAGGCGGTGGACGCCGCCGGGCTCGCCGACCGCGCCTTCGACCGGCTCTCCGGGGGCGAGCGCCAGCGCGTGCTGATCGCCCGCGCCCTCAGCCAGCAACCGTCGCTGCTGGTGCTGGACGAGCCGACCAACCACCTTGACGTACGGCACCAGCTGGAGGTCCTCGGCCACCTGCGGGCGCTGCCCGCGACCGTGCTGGTGGCGCTGCACGACCTCAACCTCGCCGCGTACTACTGCGACCGGTTGTACGTCCTGCGGGACGGCGCGGTCACGGCCTCCGGCCCGCCGGGCGAGGTGCTCACCCCGCTGCTGCTGGCCGAGGTGTACGGGGTGGCGGCCGAGGTGTCGGTCCATCCGCGCACCGGCGCGCCCCAGGTCACCTTCCTGCCCGGTGGGACGGCCGGGGCGGTCGTGGCAGGGGCGGATCACTCCGGCTCGTGA
- a CDS encoding ferric reductase-like transmembrane domain-containing protein encodes MQREVTPDHEDARPVAAVEERPGGRVRPRADLRTDLRAALPDAAAAVGVTLAVFVFLYVRMRSGASATVAVMPFMDDPDTFWMYLLSQAFGWSGLLWAYGTVMLGLLLSGPGPGRLPVSRPRLERWHRTTSLTTMALMFAHALMFAAELVRYEVALPWASRLWSAFADTFVPGWYDSGTGRLAIPLGQGALYLAVPLGLLFYVRHRIGAGTWRRVHRFVILVYVLSVWHTLLYGTNVWYGEWPRTALWLLQLPVAVLLVLRLVRPARRSERLGAPGGGRGAAVAGWTARAAGRLAAVAVVVGLLAVVLSGHDGGRPRPAAPPATTPHHHEPE; translated from the coding sequence ATGCAGCGGGAAGTGACGCCGGATCACGAGGACGCGCGTCCCGTGGCAGCGGTGGAGGAGCGCCCGGGCGGACGGGTACGGCCGCGTGCGGACCTGCGTACGGACCTGCGGGCCGCGCTGCCCGACGCCGCGGCCGCCGTGGGGGTCACCCTCGCCGTGTTCGTGTTCCTGTACGTCCGGATGCGGTCCGGCGCATCGGCGACCGTCGCGGTCATGCCGTTCATGGACGACCCCGACACCTTCTGGATGTACCTGCTCAGCCAGGCCTTCGGCTGGTCCGGCCTGTTGTGGGCGTATGGCACCGTCATGCTCGGCCTGCTGCTGTCCGGGCCGGGACCCGGACGCCTCCCGGTGTCCCGCCCCCGTCTGGAGCGCTGGCACCGCACCACGAGCCTCACCACCATGGCCCTGATGTTCGCGCACGCCCTGATGTTCGCGGCCGAGCTGGTGCGGTACGAGGTCGCGCTGCCCTGGGCGTCACGGCTGTGGTCCGCGTTCGCCGACACCTTCGTACCCGGCTGGTACGACTCGGGCACCGGCAGGCTTGCCATCCCCCTCGGCCAGGGCGCCCTCTACCTCGCCGTCCCGCTCGGGCTGCTGTTCTACGTCCGGCACCGCATTGGCGCCGGCACCTGGCGGCGGGTGCACCGGTTCGTGATCCTCGTGTACGTCCTGAGCGTCTGGCACACGCTGCTGTACGGCACCAACGTCTGGTACGGCGAGTGGCCGCGCACCGCGCTGTGGCTGCTCCAGCTGCCCGTGGCCGTCCTGCTCGTGCTGCGCCTGGTCCGGCCCGCCCGGCGGTCCGAGCGGCTGGGCGCGCCCGGCGGCGGGCGGGGCGCGGCCGTCGCGGGCTGGACGGCCCGGGCCGCCGGGCGGCTCGCCGCCGTCGCGGTGGTCGTGGGACTCCTCGCGGTGGTGCTGTCCGGGCACGACGGCGGCAGGCCCCGGCCCGCCGCGCCGCCCGCCACGACACCCCACCATCACGAGCCGGAGTGA
- the ppk2 gene encoding polyphosphate kinase 2 yields MVEGNAVEGDRVVDESESEKDLLAGLSVDDSRPERPLLYDGDGRPIRTWQENYPYTRKVRRAEYERVKRTLQIELLKLQRWVRETDTRLVVICEGRDAAGKGGTIQRFTERLNPRGARVVALDKPSAREAGQWYFQRYVAHLPGPGEIVFFDRSWYNRAGVEKVMGFCTDEEYELFLKQCPAFERMLVEDGIHLVKFWFSVSRAEQRTRFAIRQVDPVRQWKLSPTDLASLDLWDAYTEAKVAMFRATDTHEAPWTVVKSNDKRRARLEAMRHLLTRMDYAKKDPAVVGTPDPLIVGAADTLLEPGEEESALSPTPLVHDPTGPGQHPPAS; encoded by the coding sequence ATGGTGGAGGGGAACGCGGTGGAAGGAGACCGGGTCGTGGACGAGTCGGAGTCGGAGAAGGATCTGCTGGCCGGGCTCAGCGTGGACGACAGCCGGCCGGAACGGCCCCTCCTCTACGACGGGGACGGCCGGCCGATCCGCACCTGGCAGGAGAACTACCCGTACACGCGCAAGGTGCGCCGGGCGGAGTACGAGCGGGTCAAGCGCACCCTCCAGATCGAGCTGCTGAAGCTCCAGCGCTGGGTCAGGGAGACGGACACCCGGCTGGTCGTGATCTGCGAGGGCCGGGACGCCGCGGGGAAGGGCGGGACGATCCAGCGGTTCACCGAGCGGCTCAACCCGCGCGGCGCCCGGGTCGTCGCCCTGGACAAGCCGTCCGCCAGGGAAGCCGGGCAGTGGTACTTCCAGCGCTACGTCGCCCACCTCCCCGGCCCCGGCGAGATCGTGTTCTTCGACCGGTCCTGGTACAACCGCGCCGGCGTCGAGAAGGTGATGGGCTTCTGCACGGACGAGGAGTACGAGCTGTTCCTGAAGCAGTGCCCCGCCTTCGAGCGGATGCTGGTGGAGGACGGCATCCACCTCGTGAAGTTCTGGTTCTCCGTCTCCCGTGCCGAGCAGCGCACCCGGTTCGCCATCCGCCAGGTCGATCCGGTACGCCAGTGGAAGCTGTCGCCCACCGACCTCGCCTCCCTCGACCTGTGGGACGCCTACACCGAGGCCAAGGTCGCCATGTTCCGCGCCACCGACACCCACGAGGCCCCGTGGACGGTGGTCAAGAGCAACGACAAGCGGCGGGCGCGGCTGGAGGCGATGCGGCACCTCCTCACCCGCATGGACTACGCGAAGAAGGACCCGGCCGTCGTCGGCACCCCCGACCCGTTGATCGTCGGCGCCGCCGACACGCTCCTGGAGCCCGGGGAGGAGGAGTCCGCACTCTCCCCCACACCGCTCGTCCACGACCCCACCGGACCGGGCCAGCACCCGCCCGCTTCCTGA
- a CDS encoding glutamate-cysteine ligase family protein has protein sequence MGRDVPALVFTRDDRRRFRNKMHACLEAFSRMLRESRFDFERPMVGLEIELNLVDGAAEPAMRSTDVLEAIADPSWSSELGRFNLEINVEPRRLTAGGPDAWEQEIRGALNHAEAKAAAVGAHLVMIGILPTLETKDVGLAALSENPRYHLLNEQIFSARGEDLLIAVDGVERLRTYADTITPEAACTSTQFHLQVSPDEFADYWNAAQAIAGVQVALAANSPFLFGKELWRETRIPLFEQATDTRSEEIKVQGVRPRVWFGERWITSVFDLFEENVRYFPALLPLCDEEDPHRTLDGGGTPGLAELTLHNGTIYRWNRPVYAVVDGVPHLRVENRVLPAGPTVADVLSNGAFYYGLTRALVDEDRPVWSRMSFAAAEDNLHSAARHGIDAQVYWPGMGEVPVTELVLRRLLPMAHRGLERAGMDAAWREPLLGVIEQRCVSGRNGAVWQAETFHHIQDIGHTDRHQALRRMTHQYIDYMHLNAPAHTWPVD, from the coding sequence GCCGATGGTCGGCCTGGAGATCGAGTTGAACCTCGTCGACGGCGCCGCCGAGCCCGCCATGCGCAGCACGGACGTACTGGAGGCCATCGCCGATCCCTCCTGGTCCAGCGAGCTGGGCCGGTTCAACCTGGAGATCAACGTCGAGCCGCGCCGGCTGACGGCGGGCGGGCCGGACGCCTGGGAGCAGGAGATCCGCGGCGCGCTCAACCACGCCGAGGCGAAGGCGGCGGCGGTCGGCGCCCACCTCGTCATGATCGGCATCCTGCCCACGCTGGAGACCAAGGACGTCGGGCTGGCGGCACTGTCGGAGAACCCGCGCTACCACCTCCTCAACGAGCAGATCTTCTCCGCACGCGGGGAGGACCTGCTGATCGCGGTGGACGGGGTGGAGCGGCTGAGGACCTACGCCGACACCATCACACCGGAGGCGGCGTGCACCAGCACGCAGTTCCACCTCCAGGTGTCGCCGGACGAATTCGCGGACTACTGGAACGCCGCGCAGGCCATCGCCGGCGTCCAGGTGGCCCTCGCGGCGAACTCACCCTTCCTGTTCGGCAAGGAGCTGTGGCGCGAGACGCGCATCCCGCTGTTCGAGCAGGCCACCGACACCCGCTCCGAGGAGATCAAGGTCCAGGGCGTACGGCCCCGGGTCTGGTTCGGCGAGCGGTGGATCACCAGCGTCTTCGACCTCTTCGAGGAGAACGTGCGGTACTTCCCCGCACTCCTGCCCCTGTGCGACGAGGAGGACCCGCACCGCACGCTGGACGGCGGGGGAACCCCCGGGCTCGCCGAACTCACCCTGCACAACGGGACGATCTACCGCTGGAACCGGCCGGTGTACGCGGTCGTCGACGGCGTACCGCACCTGCGGGTGGAGAACCGCGTGCTGCCCGCCGGCCCGACGGTGGCCGACGTGCTGTCCAACGGCGCCTTCTACTACGGGCTCACCCGGGCACTGGTCGACGAGGACCGGCCCGTCTGGTCCCGGATGTCGTTCGCCGCCGCCGAGGACAACCTGCACTCCGCCGCACGGCACGGCATCGACGCCCAGGTGTACTGGCCGGGCATGGGCGAGGTCCCGGTGACCGAGCTGGTGCTGCGGCGCCTGCTGCCGATGGCCCACCGAGGGCTGGAGCGGGCGGGCATGGACGCGGCGTGGCGGGAGCCGCTGCTGGGCGTCATCGAGCAGCGCTGCGTCAGCGGCCGCAACGGCGCGGTGTGGCAGGCCGAGACCTTCCACCACATCCAGGACATCGGACACACCGACCGGCACCAGGCGCTGCGGCGGATGACCCACCAGTACATCGACTACATGCACCTGAACGCCCCCGCCCACACCTGGCCCGTCGACTGA
- a CDS encoding MFS transporter: MAEPSRGAGGLRAALSTPAGPPRFLLLSSFLIPLGSFMVLPFMSVFLHERLGMGLGTVGVVLAVASLVQFSGGVLGGALADRIGLRRTMLWALAVRTAGFGCFLACLVWPPVAVVALVLTCCGAALYLPANKAYLVHGVDEERRPVFLSAGNAALNAGMALGPLVAGPFVLSSPGPLFLVVVVLFAVVTAGHARLPAAGGDGVPAAGAARQGLLSGVAALPFAANALAFYLYFHFQHFLAVYAVRRASAEFYSVVLLLCFVLVIVVQPLASGLIRRMPYALALAAGFTGLAAGLAVLAIGTRPALLAGGALITLGDIVLFLKNDLEALRRSPRSDAVVFGQQRLAAGLGACAAGVLGGQVYGLGERSGHTGWFWLLAAAQCLLLPPLLLTLRGRTAAPGSAGDDTEGTTAPHDAHGRVPGR; this comes from the coding sequence GTGGCTGAACCGTCCAGGGGCGCGGGGGGCTTGCGGGCCGCGTTGTCGACGCCGGCCGGCCCGCCGCGCTTCCTGCTGCTCAGTTCGTTCCTCATCCCGCTCGGCAGTTTCATGGTGCTGCCGTTCATGTCGGTGTTCCTGCACGAGCGGCTGGGGATGGGGCTCGGCACGGTCGGTGTGGTCCTGGCGGTGGCGTCGCTGGTGCAGTTCTCGGGCGGGGTCCTCGGTGGTGCGCTGGCCGACCGGATCGGTCTGCGGCGCACGATGCTGTGGGCCCTGGCGGTCCGCACGGCCGGGTTCGGGTGCTTCCTGGCGTGCCTCGTGTGGCCGCCGGTCGCGGTCGTGGCGCTGGTGCTGACGTGCTGCGGCGCCGCGCTCTACCTGCCGGCGAACAAGGCGTACCTGGTGCACGGCGTGGACGAGGAGCGGCGCCCGGTGTTCCTGTCGGCGGGGAACGCGGCGCTCAACGCGGGCATGGCGCTGGGTCCGCTGGTGGCCGGGCCGTTCGTCCTGTCGTCGCCCGGCCCGCTCTTCCTGGTCGTCGTGGTGCTGTTCGCCGTGGTGACGGCGGGGCACGCGCGGCTGCCGGCCGCCGGGGGCGACGGCGTCCCGGCCGCGGGTGCGGCCCGTCAGGGACTGCTGTCCGGGGTGGCGGCGCTGCCGTTCGCGGCCAACGCGCTGGCGTTCTACCTGTACTTCCACTTCCAGCACTTCCTGGCGGTGTACGCCGTGCGGCGGGCGTCGGCGGAGTTCTACAGCGTGGTGCTGCTGCTCTGCTTCGTCCTGGTGATCGTGGTGCAGCCGCTCGCGTCCGGGCTGATCCGCCGGATGCCGTACGCCCTCGCCCTGGCGGCCGGGTTCACCGGGCTCGCCGCGGGGCTCGCGGTGCTGGCGATCGGTACCCGGCCGGCGCTGCTGGCGGGCGGGGCGCTGATCACCCTCGGGGACATCGTCCTGTTCCTGAAGAACGACCTGGAGGCGCTGCGCCGCAGTCCGCGCTCGGACGCGGTGGTCTTCGGCCAGCAGCGGCTGGCCGCGGGGCTCGGGGCGTGTGCCGCCGGCGTGCTGGGCGGGCAGGTGTACGGCCTCGGCGAACGGTCCGGGCACACCGGCTGGTTCTGGCTGCTGGCCGCCGCGCAGTGCCTGCTGCTGCCTCCGCTCCTGCTCACCCTGCGCGGCAGGACCGCCGCGCCCGGCTCCGCCGGCGACGACACGGAAGGAACGACGGCTCCTCATGACGCACACGGGCGGGTTCCAGGACGATGA